The following is a genomic window from Geobacillus subterraneus.
GTGGGAGAACAGTTGACGAACGCTCAACAAGTGCTGGTGGAAGACCGGGCGTATTTCAAAATCGAACGCCTCGATCGATTTGTGGAGCAGCATCAGCTCTTTGTCATTCGAATGAAGGACAACATCGAACTTCATCAGAAAAAAAGCTTGAAACGCCTTTCCAGCACATCTTCATCGGTTCAAGCCGACTTCACGTGCCAGTTGGGGACGAAACAATGCCGATCGACCAAGCGTCACCGGGTAGTGATCTTTCGAGATGCAAATGGCCGCGACATTCGGGTCGTGACGAACCTCTTCCATGCGTCTGCGGAAACCATTGCCGACATGTACCAACAACGTTGGACCGTTGAAGTCTTTTTCCGTTGGGTGAAGCAATATCTGAATGTCCCGACCTTGTTTGGCACGACGGAAAATGCGGTATACAACCAACTGTTTGCGGCGTTCATCGCGTATGTGTTGCTGCGATGGCTGTATGATCAAACCAAAAAACAGACGAACGTCTCTCTTTCCTTCATTTCGTTCGTTCGCCGTTTTTTCTCTGGGCAGCTTCCTCTCGATTGGAAATCCGGGATGGCCGCTGCTTTGTTTGAGTATGCCCAAATTTATGGAAGGCGTATGTATAATTTTGGATAATCAACACTCGTGTAAAAACGTGTGAATTGCCTGATTATCTTCTATTTTGTACAATGGGAAACGCAAAATGAGCGGAACGGAATGAAGGTGATGCTAGTGGAAGAACGGGAAGTGAAAGCATTTCTCGAACAGCTGCAGCAGGAAGGATTGCTCACCGAGCAAACGCGTCCGGTTTGGGAAATGATTTTGCCAAAGCGGCTCAAACGGATGTATGACGTGCTGAATGAGCGCACCCGCTATATTACCGTCTTGATCGAAGCGGTCGATGATCCGCATAACCAAGCGGCGGTGTTGCGGACAGCCGAGGCGTTTGGCGTTCAAGATGTTCATATCGTCACTGGGAAGGCGCCGTTTTCGCCGAATCGGCTCGTGACGCGCTATGCTGACCAATGGCTGACGCTCCACCATAAGCCAGATATCAAAACGGCCATTGCCGATTTGAAAAGTCAAGGGTATCAAGTGTATGCAAGCTATCTTGGTGAGGAGACGATTCCGGTTTCCGACATCGATCTGTCCCAACCGACAGCGCTGTTGTTTGGCAACGAGCATAGCGGCGTGTCGGAAGAGGCGCTCTGCTTGGCGGACGGAACGTTCATCATCCCGATGTACGGATTTGTCCAAAGTTTTAACATTTCCGTCGCCGCGGCATTGGCGCTGTATGATGTCACGGAACGGGCGCGCCGCCAAGCGGGAACACGTTATTATTTGCCACCTGAAGAGAGAAAGGCGCTGTACGAACAATGGATGTGGCAGACATTGCATCCGCGCATCCGCAAACAATTGGAGCAGCAAGGATATACAGTGAGGTAACCGGGTTCTTGTAAGAGGGAGCCCGGTTATTGTTTGTGGAATATTTTTGCGTGAATCCCCTTCCGGATCAATATTTCCCTAATGGAGGAAAACAAGTGACGATTTCTTGAACAATGATTGAACAGTTTGTGACAAATGTTTTGCTGATTTATGAACTTTTTCGCTCATTCGTTTCAAACATTTTCAATTTTGATATGGTAGAGACAAAAGAAAATGCATGGAAGGCCCCGAAATGGTTGGGGCGGAAGAGGGAGGACCGATAGCGATGAAACGGGCGAGATGGCGCGCGGTGCTGGTTTTGCCGTTTTTGTTTTTGCTTGGGGGCTGCGTGGAGCGCACGGCCGTGCTCAATCCGCAAGGGCCGGTGGCGCGCATGCAGTATGATTTGATCATGTGGTCTGTCGGCTTTATGTTGTTCATTATTGTTGTTGTATTTACGTTATTTGCCGTTTTTCTCATTCGTTATCGCGAGAAGCCGGAAAATGCCGGCTATGAGCCGCCGGATGAGGAAGGAAACACGCTGCTTGAAGTCGTTTGGACGGCCATTCCGATTTTGATTGTCGCTGCGCTCGCTGTTCCAACAGTGAAGGCGACGTTTGCGTTGGAAAAGCCGCCGACCGAGAACGTGAAACCGATCACGATTCACGTGACGGCGGCGAACTGGAAATGGATTTTCAGCTATCCGGAAGAAAACATTGAAACGGTCAACTACGTCCATATTCCAGCCGGTGTGCCGGTCAAGTTTAAGCTGACTTCGGTCGGGCCGATGAACTCGTTTTGGGTGCCGGAATTAGGTGGGCAAAAATATGCGATGGACGGCATGGAGACAGAGCTGATTTTGCAAGCCGATAAGCCCGGCTCCTACATGGGGCGGAGCGCCAACTTTTCCGGGGAAAAGTTCGCCCATATGGAGTTTGAAGTCGTCGCACAAACGGGAACGGACTTCCGCAAATGGGTGAATGAAGTGAAACAAACCGCCCCGAAGCTCGATGAGAAAAAATATACACAAATTTTAAAACCGGGGCTTGTTGGGCGAATGACGTTTTCGAACACCCACTTACAATGGATTGACCATGCGAAACAAAACAGCCATCATGCAGATCGAAAGCCAATGAGAAACGACGATCAAAGCGATGAAGCGATGACAAACAGTCACCATCATGGGGAGTAGGAAAGGGGGAACGAAGGATGAAGTGGAGCGAGTTTTTTGTCACGGGTGAGCCGCTCATTTATGCCGCCGATGTCGCCATCGTCTTGACGATGGTCGGCATTGTGTTTGTGTTGACATATTTTAAAAAATGGAAATGGCTGTGGAACGAATGGCTCACGACGGTGGATCATAAAAAGATTGGCGTCATGTACATTATTTGCGCAGTTTTGATGCTCTTCCGCGGCGGCGTCGATGCGCTTTTGATGCGGGCGCAGCTGACCGCGCCGAACATGAAGTTTCTTGACGCTCAACATTACAATGAAATATTTACGACGCACGGGACGATTATGATCTTGTTTATGGCGATGCCGTTCATCATCGGTTTGATGAACATCGTCGTCCCGCTGCAAATCGGGGCGCGCGATGTCGCGTTTCCATATTTGAATGCGTTAAGCTTTTGGCTCTTTTTCTTCGGTGCGTTGCTGTTTAACATTTCATTCGTCATCGGCGGATCGCCGGATGCCGGTTGGACGGCGTACTTCCCGCTTGCCGGCAACGAATTCAGCCCTGGCGTCGGCAACAACTATTACGCTGTCGCTTTACAAATTTCCGGGATCGGAACATTGATGACCGGGATCAACTTCCTTGTCACGATTTTAAAAATGCGCGCGCCGGGCATGACGTTGATGCGCATGCCGATGTTTACGTGGACGATTCTCATCACATGCGTGCTCATTATTTTCGCCTTCCCGGTGTTGACGGTCGCCTTGGCGCTCATGACGTTTGACCGGCTGTTTGATACGCAGTTTTTCACGATGGCCAACGGCGGCATGTCGATGCTCTGGGCGAACTTGTTCTGGATTTGGGGCCATCCGGAAGTGTATATCGTCATTTTGCCGGCGTTCGGCATTTTCTCGGAAGTGGTCAGCACGTTTGCGCAGAAACGGCTGTTCGGTTATAAGGCGATGGTCGGTTCGATCGTGGGCATTGCGTTTTTAAGCTTTATCGTCTGGGTGCACCACTTCTTTACGATGGGCGCAGGGCCGGCCGTGAACTCTGCCTTCTCGATCACGACGATGGCGATCGCCATTCCGACCGGGGTGAAAATTTTTAACTGGCTGTTTACGCTCCGAAAAGGGAAGATCCGCTTTACGACGGCGATGCTTTGGTCGCTGGCGTTTATTCCGAACTTTGTCATCGGCGGCGTGACAGGTGTGATGCTGGCAATGGCCGCGGCCGATTATCAATACCATAACAGCTATTTTCTCATCGCCCACTTCCATTACGTGTTGATCGCGGGTACGGTGTTCGCCTGCTTTGCCGGTTTGCATTATTGGTATCCGAAAATGTTCGGCCATATCTTGAATGAACGGCTTGGCAAGTGGACGTTTTGGCTGTTTATGATCGGCTTTAACATCTGCTTCTTCCCGATGTATTTCCTAGGGTTGATGGGGATGACGCGCCGCATGTACACGTACTCGGCTGGTCTCGGCTGGACGCCGCTCAACGTCGTCGCGACGGTCGGGGCGGTGTTGATGGGCATCGGGTTTATCGTGCTTTGCTATAACATTTATTACAGCGCGCGCTACGGCGAGCGCGACATGACCGGCGACCCGTGGAACGGGCGGACGCTTGAGTGGGCGACCGCGTCGCCGCCGGTGCATTACAACTTCCCGGTGACGCCGGTTGTCGAAGATGTGGACGCGTATTGGGTGATGAAGAAAAAGTATGGCGGCTTCCACGTGAAAGAAGAAGACTTGAAGCCGATCCATATGCCAAGCAACTCAGGACGCCCGTTTTGGATGTCGGTGGCGTTTTTCGTCGCCGGGTTCGGCCTTGTGTTCAAGTGGTTTGCGTTGGCTATCGTTGGTGCGTTGTTCATTGTGCTTGGATTGATTCTCCGCTCATTTGAAGACGATGATGGCTACCATATTCCGGTTGACGAAATCAAACGGATGGAACGAGCGGCGCGGAAGGGGGCGTGACGAATGGGAGAAGCTGCACATCGCTATGAGGAAACGGTGCCGCTGGAGTATCGGACGCAAGAAAGTCGGTTGAACATATTGGGTTTCTGGATTTTCCTCGGGGCGGAAGTCGCGCTGTTTGCGACGCTGTTTGCGACGTATCTCGTCTTGTTCCAACGGACCGGCTCGGGGCCGACGGCAGCGGAGCTGTTTGAGGTAAAAGACGTTTTGATCGAAACGTTGTTGCTGTTGACGAGCAGTTTCACATGTGGGTTGGCCATTTTTGAAATGCGCCGCGGCCGCATGAGCGGGCTGATTGCCTGGCTGCTCGTGACGCTTCTGCTTGGGGTGGGGTTTATCGCGTTTGAAATTCGCGAGTTTATTCATTACGTTCATGAAGGGGCGACGATGCAGACGAGCGCGTTTTTATCAAGCTTTTTCGTTCTTGTCGGCACGCATGGCGCCCACGTCGGCTTAGGGATCGTCTGGATGATTCTCATCATCATCCAGCTTCTCCAACGCGGGTTGACGGCGAAAACGGCCCGGAAAGTGTTTATCGTCAGTTTGTACTGGCACTTTTTAGACGTTGTTTGGATTTTCATTTTTACGCTTGTCTATTTGCTAGGGATGGTGGTATAAAATGGGGGCTAACGGCCATCATGAATCATTTCCGTGGAAACATGTCGTCGGGTTTTTGTTGTCGCTTGTCTTGACGTTTGCGGCGCTTTGGGTGGCGCTCTCATCCGGGCTGCCGCTCAAGGCGGTCATTGTCGTCATTGTGTTGTTTGCCGTCATCCAAGCCAGCTTGCAGCTGTTTATGTTTATGCATGTCAACGAAAGCAACAGCGGACGCATGCAAACGTTCAATATGGTGTACAGTTTCTTTATCGCGGTTGTGATTGTTGCCGGTTCGATTTGGGTGATGCAGTTTGTGTTGTAAAGCGCAAGGGTGTCTCCAAAGCAATGGGGCACCCTTTTCGTTGGCTATATGCCTGCTTTTTTCATTATGTTTCCATAGAAAAGGCGCCTTGCCCATTCGAGGCAAGCCGCCTTTTACAGTACTTTTGACAAAAACGCTTTTGTCCGCTCGTTTTGTGGGCGGTCGAACAAGTCTTCCGGCTTTCCTTCTTCGACGATGTAGCCGCCGTCCATAAACAAGACGCGGTCGCCGACCTCGCGGGCAAAGCCCATCTCATGGGTGACAATGACCATCGTCATCCCCTCATTGGCGAGCTGCTTCATAACTGAAAGCACTTCGCCGACCATTTCCGGGTCAAGGGCTGACGTCGGTTCGTCAAAGAGCATGATTTTCGGTTCCATGGCCAATGCCCGGGCGATGGCGACGCGCTGCGCCTGCCCGCCGGAGAGGGAATCCGGGTAGACGTGCGCTTTATCTTGCAAACCGACTTTGGCGAGCAGTTCCATCGCTTTCGCTTCCGCTTTTTCACGCGGCCATTTGCGCACTTTCATCGGTGCGAGCGTAATGTTGTTGAGCACCGTCATGTGAGGGAACAAGTTAAAGCGCTGGAACACCATGCCGACTTCTTCACGCACTTTGTTTAAGTTCGTGTCTTTCGCCTTTAAATTAATACCGTCAATAATAATTTCACCTTCATCGAAATCCTCAAGCAAGTTTAAACAGCGCAAAAACGTCGATTTTCCTGACCCTGATGGGCCGATGACGACGACAACTTCTCCTTCGTGAATATGAGCGTCGATTCCTTTCAACACTTGAAGTGAACCGAACGATTTTTTTAATTGGCGTACGTCGATCATTGAGTCGAATACTTCCTTTCAAGATAATGTGACAGCTTGCTTAACGACAATGTCAAGACAAGATAGACGAACGCGACGGTCAAATACGGCTCCCAGACGCGGTAATACTCACCGGCCGCCGCTTTTCCCCAGTACATAATTTCCGGGGCGGCGATGACCATCCCGAGCGACGAATCTTTAACCAAAACGATAAACTCGTTCGCAAACGGCGGAATCATCCGCTTCAGCGCCTGCGGCAAGATGATGTAGCGCATCGCTTGCGCATGCGTCATCCCAAGCGAGCGGGCCGCTTCCATTTGCCCTTTGTCGATCGACTGGATGCCGGCGCGGAAAATTTCCGCGACGTAGGCGGCGGAGTTCAGTGACAGTGAGACGGCTAAGGAAATGATCGCGTTCGGTTCCGCAAGCAAAAGCGGCATGGCGCCGAAATGGACGAGCAAAATTTGCACGACAAGCGGCGTACCGCGGAAAAAGTTAATGTACCACGAAAACGGCAAACGAATAATCGGGTTGGACGACATTTTGCCAAGGCCGATGAACAGGCCGAGAATGAGGCCGAACACGATGCCGGCTAATGATACGCCGATCGTTATGAGCAGCCCTTGCCAAAAGTAAGGGGCGTATTCAATAATAATATCAAAACGAAAATCCATCGATCTCACCTTTCTCTAAGAAAAATGCGTAACTTGCTAGCAGTTACGCATTTTTCTATGTTCGTGCGCTTATGGTTGTTGTTTTAAGCCTTCCATATTCGGCTCTTTGCCGAACCATTTTTGGTAAATCTCTGCATATTTGCCGCTGTCAATCACTTTCTTTAACGCTTCGTCTACTTTTGCTTTCAATTCGCTATCTTTCGGGAAGATCATGCCATAATATTCCGAAGCGAAGTTTTGCGGATCTTCAATGACTTGCAATTTTTTGTCCGGATTGTTTTTCACGTATTCGTTTGCCACCGCGTTGTCCGTGATGACAGCATCAACACCGCCGTTTAGCAGTTCCATAATGGCAACAACACTCGTTTCGAATTTTTTAATGTGATCGCCTTTGCCAAATAGCTTCTCCGCAGCTTCTTGACCGGTTGTCGCGTTTTGAACGCCGATCGTTTTCCCTTTTAAGTCAAGGGCGTTTTTCACCGGGCTGCCTTGTTTGACTAAGATGACTTGTGTTGCTTCAAAGTACGGAGCTGAGAAA
Proteins encoded in this region:
- the qoxA gene encoding cytochrome aa3 quinol oxidase subunit II, whose translation is MAMKRARWRAVLVLPFLFLLGGCVERTAVLNPQGPVARMQYDLIMWSVGFMLFIIVVVFTLFAVFLIRYREKPENAGYEPPDEEGNTLLEVVWTAIPILIVAALAVPTVKATFALEKPPTENVKPITIHVTAANWKWIFSYPEENIETVNYVHIPAGVPVKFKLTSVGPMNSFWVPELGGQKYAMDGMETELILQADKPGSYMGRSANFSGEKFAHMEFEVVAQTGTDFRKWVNEVKQTAPKLDEKKYTQILKPGLVGRMTFSNTHLQWIDHAKQNSHHADRKPMRNDDQSDEAMTNSHHHGE
- a CDS encoding amino acid ABC transporter ATP-binding protein, whose translation is MIDVRQLKKSFGSLQVLKGIDAHIHEGEVVVVIGPSGSGKSTFLRCLNLLEDFDEGEIIIDGINLKAKDTNLNKVREEVGMVFQRFNLFPHMTVLNNITLAPMKVRKWPREKAEAKAMELLAKVGLQDKAHVYPDSLSGGQAQRVAIARALAMEPKIMLFDEPTSALDPEMVGEVLSVMKQLANEGMTMVIVTHEMGFAREVGDRVLFMDGGYIVEEGKPEDLFDRPQNERTKAFLSKVL
- a CDS encoding amino acid ABC transporter permease; its protein translation is MDFRFDIIIEYAPYFWQGLLITIGVSLAGIVFGLILGLFIGLGKMSSNPIIRLPFSWYINFFRGTPLVVQILLVHFGAMPLLLAEPNAIISLAVSLSLNSAAYVAEIFRAGIQSIDKGQMEAARSLGMTHAQAMRYIILPQALKRMIPPFANEFIVLVKDSSLGMVIAAPEIMYWGKAAAGEYYRVWEPYLTVAFVYLVLTLSLSKLSHYLERKYSTQ
- the qoxC gene encoding cytochrome aa3 quinol oxidase subunit III translates to MGEAAHRYEETVPLEYRTQESRLNILGFWIFLGAEVALFATLFATYLVLFQRTGSGPTAAELFEVKDVLIETLLLLTSSFTCGLAIFEMRRGRMSGLIAWLLVTLLLGVGFIAFEIREFIHYVHEGATMQTSAFLSSFFVLVGTHGAHVGLGIVWMILIIIQLLQRGLTAKTARKVFIVSLYWHFLDVVWIFIFTLVYLLGMVV
- a CDS encoding IS4-like element IS5377 family transposase, giving the protein MNKHTTLPNLMQKLVSDEEIQLIAEAVGYRDSSRTFTLRELIHFFLLAAMHQWKSFRHGADVGPLYGLPRFHYSTVSKKAKEVPYDIMKRLLALIISKCNRQTRRSLRFPKPLRVVDSTTVTVGKNRLPWAPYHGERAGVKLHVAYSPESSLPADVVETTGLRHDGPVGEQLTNAQQVLVEDRAYFKIERLDRFVEQHQLFVIRMKDNIELHQKKSLKRLSSTSSSVQADFTCQLGTKQCRSTKRHRVVIFRDANGRDIRVVTNLFHASAETIADMYQQRWTVEVFFRWVKQYLNVPTLFGTTENAVYNQLFAAFIAYVLLRWLYDQTKKQTNVSLSFISFVRRFFSGQLPLDWKSGMAAALFEYAQIYGRRMYNFG
- a CDS encoding TrmH family RNA methyltransferase; amino-acid sequence: MEEREVKAFLEQLQQEGLLTEQTRPVWEMILPKRLKRMYDVLNERTRYITVLIEAVDDPHNQAAVLRTAEAFGVQDVHIVTGKAPFSPNRLVTRYADQWLTLHHKPDIKTAIADLKSQGYQVYASYLGEETIPVSDIDLSQPTALLFGNEHSGVSEEALCLADGTFIIPMYGFVQSFNISVAAALALYDVTERARRQAGTRYYLPPEERKALYEQWMWQTLHPRIRKQLEQQGYTVR
- the qoxB gene encoding cytochrome aa3 quinol oxidase subunit I, with product MKWSEFFVTGEPLIYAADVAIVLTMVGIVFVLTYFKKWKWLWNEWLTTVDHKKIGVMYIICAVLMLFRGGVDALLMRAQLTAPNMKFLDAQHYNEIFTTHGTIMILFMAMPFIIGLMNIVVPLQIGARDVAFPYLNALSFWLFFFGALLFNISFVIGGSPDAGWTAYFPLAGNEFSPGVGNNYYAVALQISGIGTLMTGINFLVTILKMRAPGMTLMRMPMFTWTILITCVLIIFAFPVLTVALALMTFDRLFDTQFFTMANGGMSMLWANLFWIWGHPEVYIVILPAFGIFSEVVSTFAQKRLFGYKAMVGSIVGIAFLSFIVWVHHFFTMGAGPAVNSAFSITTMAIAIPTGVKIFNWLFTLRKGKIRFTTAMLWSLAFIPNFVIGGVTGVMLAMAAADYQYHNSYFLIAHFHYVLIAGTVFACFAGLHYWYPKMFGHILNERLGKWTFWLFMIGFNICFFPMYFLGLMGMTRRMYTYSAGLGWTPLNVVATVGAVLMGIGFIVLCYNIYYSARYGERDMTGDPWNGRTLEWATASPPVHYNFPVTPVVEDVDAYWVMKKKYGGFHVKEEDLKPIHMPSNSGRPFWMSVAFFVAGFGLVFKWFALAIVGALFIVLGLILRSFEDDDGYHIPVDEIKRMERAARKGA
- the qoxD gene encoding cytochrome aa3 quinol oxidase subunit IV, producing MGANGHHESFPWKHVVGFLLSLVLTFAALWVALSSGLPLKAVIVVIVLFAVIQASLQLFMFMHVNESNSGRMQTFNMVYSFFIAVVIVAGSIWVMQFVL
- a CDS encoding basic amino acid ABC transporter substrate-binding protein; this translates as MKKGLIVAVVAALFMALAACGKSTETSSPSGAEKEAKQKITVGTDAAFAPFEYMEKGKIVGFDVDLLDAVMKEAGLDYELKNIGWDPLFASLQSKEIDMGISGITITDERKQSYDFSAPYFEATQVILVKQGSPVKNALDLKGKTIGVQNATTGQEAAEKLFGKGDHIKKFETSVVAIMELLNGGVDAVITDNAVANEYVKNNPDKKLQVIEDPQNFASEYYGMIFPKDSELKAKVDEALKKVIDSGKYAEIYQKWFGKEPNMEGLKQQP